tgcttcctctggtgTCCCTAACATCTTGGCCTTGATCTTCTTCCGCTGCTTCCGGACAGCCACCTTCATGGCCTCAAGCAGAAGGCCGGGGACCCGGTGGTCTGTGAGCAGCTCCCTACAaaagaggggcagggagggagaaagcCCCGGTGATGCCAGCCATGGGGATGCCAGCAGTGGAGATGCCAGCCGCAGGCATCACTCCTGGTACCTGTGCACGCAGCTCTTCCCTGAACACCTGAAGCGCTCTGCCTTGCTGACACCCTCAGACCTTAGCTTAGGTGGCCCCGTGGCCCCCTCCTAGGAGAGCTGCCCTGGCTGCTGCAGCTGCGACCCTTTGCACTGTCCCTCTCCCCTGTCTGGATGACGTTGCAGGAGGGCAAGGGCTGTGCAATTCATGTCCTCCCAGTTCCCAAGGCAGGCCTTGCACATGTCACTTTGGACGGGTCAATGACTGGAGAATGATGTGGGGTGATCGGAGGCCCCCCGGCTTCCCAGCGTCCTCACCGCTGGAAGTAGGCCAGCTCCTCCTTGAGCAGGAACACTTTGGCTTTGAGTTCATTCCTCTCCTGAAGGATCTGCTCAAACTCCTCCCGACTGAAGCGGCACTGCCCTGCCTCCGAGGGGCACCCCAGCTGctgtgcagcctctgcctttggAAGGACAGGCATGGTCAGAGGGTCGCCTCGGCTGGCGCTCCCCCGCCCCAGGGCCATCATGGGAATGCTAGAGGAAGTGACGGGCCGGGAGACTTGGGGGGCAAGGGTGCCCCAACAGATAACAGAGCAGTGCTCCAGCTGAGAGTGGGGGCCGAGGCCGGCCGGGGGCGCATATCTGTCTGCCACCTCCCCGCTTCCTGGCCCACCTGCTGTGCAGCATGCAAACCTTGCCCGAGCGCCCACCGAGCGCTGGACGCTGAGTCCTGGGCTGGGTCCTTGCCTTCATACGGCACTCACCGGGTCCTCAGGGTTCCCCGGGGCGCCTGCGCCGGTGGTCGCCCATTCGGGCTCCTGTCCGTACTGGTGCCTGGGCCGCCCGGCCTGCCCCCGCGCTCGCTCTTTAGCCTGCGGAGTCGCAGCTTCGCCAGGCTGCTGGAGCTCCCTCTCGCGGTCCTGCGCGGCGCGCAGCTGGGTCTGCACTGCCGCCAGCTTGTGCCGCAGCTCAGCGTTCACCAGCAGGAGGcgctgcagctgctcctgcaaCTGGGAGCGGAGCAAAGGGTGGGGTGGGCGGGGCACCGAGGGCCTCTGgagcccgccccgccccgcgcctGCCTCTCTCCGCCCCGCCCCCggagccccgccccgcccgcgccCCGCCCCCACCGCCTCGGTCTCCTGGCCGCGCTGCCGCAGGTCGCAGTTGTGCGCCCGGAGTTCGTCACGCTGTCGGTCCGTGACCTCCTTGAGCTGCCGCAGCAGCGCGCGCTCCTCTGAGGAAGGGGCGTTCTTAGCGGCGGCGCGCGGCCcgcgggagggaggggaggacccGAGCCGGTCGCCACCCGCCCTGCCCTGGCCGGGGCTGCGCTTACCCTGTGGCCCCGCGCGCAGCTCCCTGCGGAGGCGCTCGTTCTCCTCCCGCAGCCGCCGCAGCTCCTGCTCCGCTTGCTGCGCCGACACCTGCAGCTGGGGAGACCCGAATCTCAGGCTTCGGCCCTGTCGGCCCCGTGGGTGGCAAGGGGAGGGCCGTGACTCACCGAGTCCGGGGCGGGCCCCACGGCAGCCTGTTCCAAGAGCTCCAGCGCTGGCACCACTAGCGGCACCAGCCCGGCCGCCGCCTCCGGTCCAAAACGGCGCGCCAGATCCTGCAGCTCAGTGCCCAGGGCCCCAGCTAGATGGTACACAAGCTCCGCGGCCGTTCCCGACCCCGCGGCCTCCCGAGACCCCCAGCCAGGCGCCCCAGGCGCCGCCCTCCTGGGCTCCATGTCTCCCAGAGACTTAGGGCTGcgaccccccgccccccacccccaactaggACGGGGAAAAGCCAAACAGTTCCGCCCCAGGAAGCCGTTTAGGGCGGTGTGGGCGGGGTAGAAGCGAGAAGGGTGGGGAGGAACGAGGAAGGGAGAAGGCGTGGGGAAGGGAGATAGTGCCCTAGGCCCCCTGGGCCCTGTCCTTTCTACTCCCAAGGTCACAGGAAACAGGACAGCCAACTTCCAGCCAGGCGTCTAAGAGCTGAGGCTCAGGGCTGCCAGTGGCCACTTTGGTGGCGCCCTCCCCACAGGCCCAATCCAGGCTCCGCCCGTTTGGAGTCATGGGGCCAACTTGGCAGTGGCCCGCTCCAGGCGAGAGGTGACAGGTAGGCGGCCGGTCTCTGGCCTCCGCCCGGCTGTACACAAACTGCCTGCCTGTGTTCTTGTTTTCCTGTCCAGGACTGAGACAGAAAGCTTAAAGGGCTGGGCGTGACACCACAGCCGCTCAGCACAAGCCGGAGTTCCTAGACCCGGGAAAGGGCAACTGCTCCCACAACTGTGGAAAGGAGGCGAGGGCTTCCAAGTAGTTTCGTAGAGAAAGCAGCAAATGTGGTCAAGGCAGCGGAGTGTGAAAGCCCAGCCCCGCCTCAGGTCTCCACTGAGTTCTGGGACTATCTCCCCCGAAGCCCTGAACAGGAAGGGGCCTCACACTCCTCCTTCACAGCTGAGCCCAGCACCTTGCTGTGAACCGCTCCAGTCCAGCCTCCTGTTAGACCTAAATCCAGAATTTGAgttcgggggaaaaaaaaacaaacctgcccCTGAACTCCTGTTTATACAAAatttattacaatattttattCAGGATGACAAGCCTTCAGGAGGTCAACACCACAAGCACAGACAGAGGGAAAGAGGCCAAACTGCTGAATGTCAGTGGCCTGTCTGGAGGGGCTGAGGCTGCggcctcgggaggctgaagcaggaggcagGAAACAGGCACTAGGCATACAGGTCCTCCCGGTCCGCAGAGTAAACCTCCCCCTCCTGCAGGAGAGCGAAGTTGAGGAAGTGGGAAGGCCTGTGCACCTCGTGGTAGAACTCTTTGGGGTTCGCCAGCTGCAGCTCATATTTCATGTTGGGGTCATGCCGAACACCTTCGGGGAGAAGGAAACAGCCAGTGTTAACAGGGCTCCTGCCTCATGCGGCCTGTGCCACCTCCAAGCCAGCCAGGCCCCAAGTGCAAAGGGCAATGGCCTCACCTTATCCCTACTTCTACCCCCACATCCCCAGGCTCCTCCCACCTACCCATAAAGTTGTAGTTCCATGAGGACTGGGCGGGGACCATGAAGAAGCCCAGGAAGCGGTCGGACGGCAGCATCTGCACCCTCTCGTAGTGCGAAGGCAGGTAGCCCTTGGGGTTGTTGCCCTTGTCTGTGTTCTGGCGGCCCCACTCGTAGCCACTGGGGGTCAGCTTGTAGGCCGTCAGCGTACAGGAGCCTGGTGTGAAGCTGGGGGAGGGACGGGGACCAGAGTAACAGCTCGGGCCACTGTTCTGGGCCCTGGCCTGCAATCCCTGCCCCTCCATACTTCCTCCCAAGGAGCCCAGGCCCACCTGCATGTGATGATAATGGTCTTCTCGCCATCCCAAGA
The sequence above is drawn from the Symphalangus syndactylus isolate Jambi chromosome 20, NHGRI_mSymSyn1-v2.1_pri, whole genome shotgun sequence genome and encodes:
- the LOC129469686 gene encoding rab-interacting lysosomal protein-like, which codes for MEPRRAAPGAPGWGSREAAGSGTAAELVYHLAGALGTELQDLARRFGPEAAAGLVPLVVPALELLEQAAVGPAPDSLQVSAQQAEQELRRLREENERLRRELRAGPQEERALLRQLKEVTDRQRDELRAHNCDLRQRGQETEALQEQLQRLLLVNAELRHKLAAVQTQLRAAQDRERELQQPGEAATPQAKERARGQAGRPRHQYGQEPEWATTGAGAPGNPEDPAEAAQQLGCPSEAGQCRFSREEFEQILQERNELKAKVFLLKEELAYFQRELLTDHRVPGLLLEAMKVAVRKQRKKIKAKMLGTPEEAESSFGLWYRGKAESSEDETSSPAPSKLGGEEEAQPQSPAPDPPCSALHEHLCLGASAAPEA